The sequence below is a genomic window from Ctenopharyngodon idella isolate HZGC_01 chromosome 11, HZGC01, whole genome shotgun sequence.
TTGTGAGTCTGTCTGATGTCAGTGCTTTTTGTTTCAGAGTGGATTCAGATGTGAGTCTGTCTGATCTCAGATCTGATCTTGGATCCTTTCTTGGGCTGGACAGGATCACAGAgagatatgtttttttaaaatgcgTTGGCAGAAGTTTGGCACTGGTGAGTAGCTACCATTCCAGTATAATTAATGAAATAGATTAATGATTTTAGTAACCTAAAATTAATGTAACCAGAGGTTGGAGTTATTTACAGTACACCGCATCAAGCACAAAGTGTAAAGATGATGATGGTGCTGGTTAAAAGTTTGAAAGTACAAATAACACAGGACAAAAATACAATACTTCACTCTCAATACAGGCAATCTACAAGTGCAAAATGTGAGCTATGAATATGTAGACAGATGCATAATTACTATTGAGAAGCAAATGTAAAGCTAAAATAAACTGTCACCACTCCTGTCATTTGATCTCAGGTTAAATTCAGACAAGAGGGAGAACTGACAGTAAAATCATTCACTCCACCATTTGTAAGTACTCGTGATATAAAGAGAGTCTAGTTTTATTTGTGGTAATCAACCGATTAATGCATGGTTTCTGTCTTCTTTCCATGCCCCCATTAGGCTCCTTTTCCTGAGCTCTACGTTTTACCCGTGGTAGAGAATGACAGTGGCCTTTGCTCCAGCTCTCTGACCCCTGATACTTTATTAAGCAACACTGACCATCACAGTCACGATTTGCCAAGACCATCATGTGCACCTGGAAAGATAAAAGAGCCTATTAAATTCCCCTCAATCAATAAAGGGCCTCAGCAATCTGTCCTAATGCAGGATTCAGAGGAGAACAAGAGTGATGCAGAATTCACTGACACTCCTCATCTAACATACAGTTCACGAGATCAGATGGAACCTGTAAACAAACAGCCCGGTATGAAAACACTAAGAACAGGTGCACTCTTGATAACTAACTACACCTGGGGATGGTTACACCATCTGTGCGTAAGTTAAAACTTAGCCTAATTTCTCAGccctttgcatttttttaaaagttttgcggtacagatgacaacattgtcaaatggctaaaaatgctgtattatgcatgccaagccagtagttggcgatgtcactttgtaaagaaacactacgcacctaCTGAACACTAATACACGTGGATGACATCACagcaaatttgcatttttgtagtttacacagaaacgataatggtatcgttttcaaaaacttgtacATTAAAACCCACACTTCGTGTTTTCAGGCCACAAAACACCATTGTAAATTAACcgcaaaaatgcacaaaaaacttttccgttttcagttctgttttttaaacggtgttgtgtaaacacccCCTAAGTTACAACTTAtgcactactaaatatttttggATTGCACCTAAAACTTAAAATTTACACCTAACTCTAATATTTACAGAAGTCTCAGACCAGGAGTTAACGGTTTGAACCAAGTAGCAGATTGATTGAATTGcatcaataattaaatataaaactgttTTACTTAGGATGACTTCAAAGGAGCTACCAAAGATGAACATTGCCGATATCCATCGCATATGCAGATTGGATAAACGTCATATTATGTGACTATGCATTATATTACGGAGAcctttattttactttactagCTATGTTCTGCCTCAAGAACAAATGGTGCAGCCGAGTAAAGTACTAAGTTAGCAGTTACTAGGCATCTAGTGTGGACTTTACATTCCAATTTTAGTAAGAACTTACCAACGGCTGTTGCAACCCTACCGTCTACCCAAAGTTTTCAAACTGTTCCTGGAGATTCCCCAGTCTCCCTTATTTAACCCAGATGAATAAACTCATCTGCTGATTAGCTAAATACTCTATGGCCTAAGCAGAACTGCTGTGTCCAGTAAAGGAGACATgtaaaaaattgtcatttttataatgaTCGTTTATAATGATCATTCATGTGAAGTGCTAATTACCAACCTGATCTCACAGGGGAACTAAACTATGTTACGAGGTGGCGATATCGCATGAATTCGTATGACATGAATCGtacaaaaaatatgattattaaaagAAAGCATGAAGTCCACCTCATACCATCACATGGGGCATAAGCAGATCGTATGAAAACGTACAAATGAgcaaattcatacgaattagccacaaatacacaaaaacataaaatagttacGAACTGCCTTGAGATtgtgacaaaacattttatataatgtacaaaatacttatatttttacttaaatacGTAATACAACAATATTGGGTACTTATGTCAGGTTATTCATTTATGTTCAATGTAGACAGACATCTTACTAAACAGGGTGGcttttttcaaatagaaatgGATACAACTGCAAAAAaggaacattgttttaaaagaaacaaCAGAAACTCTGGAGCTCCAGAGGCATTTGGGGATTCCCAAGGACTGGCAAGGTAACCTGATTCTTTTGGCTTCTGCCATTGTGAAAAGACTGTTAATAGTTAACTATTTATTGGTAATAAATATGAAAAGGTTTAGCTTTATAATGGAATATTTAGTTGCCTAACCCTATTTTATGCATCTAGGAAATTCAATAGTTCTCTGACACTGAAATCAAGTGAAGAAAAAACAGATGATATGGTAAGGCATAATCTTATTGGTCTCATATTTGATAAATCCAATAGTGCATCTTTCAAGTCATTCAAGTTTGTACAGAGTACAGTGTTGTAGTTTAAGAATTTCACTCAGACCCACAATCCTGTGGAGAGTTTCTGAGGGTTTAGTAGAGATCGTCCAGACAAAACAGGAAGTAACCTACCCTCATTAAGACACCATGTGGTTTATTGGTTGAGTAAAATTCCTCACGCAGCTGGCGGTTGAACAGTGTGTTCTGGACATTGCTTTCAGTGTAGGTTTTATATGTTTTCACAGGTTCTTATGAGTAGACCAACCTCTCCACTCCCAGCAGAGAGCAGTTctcctctgtctgtctattcCCTGGAAATTTATACACAACAAACTACCACTAGTAAGATAATATTAGCAGTTACTAACAAATGTTCTTGTTCTTGAATACTGTATTCAACATTTTATGCTTTTAGGCAATGAGCTGATAAAGGAACTCAAGCTACTCAAAGAGCAAAGGAAGGAGCTTGAACAAACAAGGCAAGAGCTTTTGAAAAAGGGTAGAGAACTTTTAGCTCTTAACAGACATCGCAGGAACCAAGGTATAATGTCCTCTACAATTACACATGTACACTTCCCAACTACCATATGCAATGTGCAAGAATGTACCTTTCAGGGCATTTCATTGGGGTTTAAGTCTGGGGTTGAAGTCTGGACTTTGACTAGGCACTTATAAACCCTACATTTTTGTAGGTTTTAACCATTCTGGTAGACGGATCATTGTCTTTCTGCTCAGCTTCGGTTCACAGACAGATGGCTAATGTTCTTCAGAGAATTCTGTGAACTAGAGCTAAATTCACAGTTCTTTCAAAGATGAAAAGGCATCCTAATGCAGCAAAACATCCAAtctgatctcatgagaaaatgtaactattttatgaggtggcaatttcatatgaatttgtactATGTGATTCATAAGAAAACATACgatttttagaagaaaaaaggTACACCTCTaaccacccttaaacctaaccaaCAGTGGGGCGTAAGCAGATTGTATGAATGGTAAAAGGTATGAATGAgatgtacaaattcatacaaattatCCACCAATTCACCAagcataaaataattacaaattgtCCTGATATTGTTTTGAATCATCCCCAAACCATCACACTACCATCAATGTGCTTGTTTATTGCTGTGAAGTTCTTCTTATGAAATGCAGGAGTTTTCAACAAACATAATCcatgtctttaaaaatgttctacTTCAAAAAATGTTCTACTTTTGATTCATCTGCCCGTGAAGCACTGTTCCAGAGTTGAAAAGGATCATCTAGGATACTTAATAATTAAAAGGTCGTCTGATGGGTTGAAAGGGGAAGTAGGAGTCGAACCGATGATGGGATGGTGGGGgtgatttaaatattgttgtgaaCAATGGACAGCCTCGAGTGAAAACCACTCTTCTATATCTATCATGGAAGTGGGAGAAATGATACATTATTGCATGTTGTGAATCATCTGTTACATCTTCATGATCATCACTAGTAGGCTTTTGTGCAGATTTAATTGGGCATACTGTGGCATTATAATTGCACATTATATGTGTCAGTGTTATGCAAAGAATAtaatctttaaaaactaaaactttctGATTCTGAGAGCTGGACagtcagtaacactttattttgatagtctaCTTTATAATTCTACTAGAACTTTGctactacatgtcaactaccagtcagagtattagtagactgtctgcttaatatatGAACATTTCTTATAGTCAACAAAATGTCTAAAGGgggccattaaaataaattgtaaccaaaatattttaaatatttaatgatcTGTCTGTCTTTATATAAGATATTTTAGGATTAGTCTCTCTTAAATCTGTCAGATTTCATGTTTGTGAAATGGGTGTTAAGTGAGGTTAGGGtgtatgaatgattatttttttgtttgcctCTGAAGCACGCAACAGGTGGAAGAGGCAATATTTTGACACTAAGAAGGCAACAACACTTCTGGAGGACGCACTTAAGAGTGTACAACTGGAACTACAAACCTTCTACAGTAAAATGCTACAACAACTCCAAGCCAGAGATGGTGCAAAACGACGAATGCAAGCAAGGAAACAATCAAGCACAAAGTTGAAGGtagtttttttcattttattactctCATTTCAGTAAAATAATGACCCAATCATGCTTTATTTATAGAACTCCTCAACAGGGAAGAAACTGCCGTTTCTTTCTTAATTTAATACTTTGATCAATTAAAGCAAAAACTGCTTTAATGCTTTGCATTTACAGAATGAGTTGATAATCCAGATTATGATGGAGAGCAGTGAAATTGATAATCTGTGGAAAAATGTGGATGATGCTAAAATGAAACTGGCTACAGAGATCAAGGTACTGTACCAAACAGACATGCCCTGGTTAATTCTGTTGTTACTTtctgcactttatttatttatttatcaatctTTATTTGTCTAGTTGAGAAAGCAAGCTGCCACAGAACTACGATCCCTGAGAGCAGAACTGATGCAAAAGAGAGCTCAGTTTTAAGGAAACACAGAATACACATCTATGTGCTTAGATTTCTTAGAATTTAAATTTCTTTGTGGACAAAAGTTGTGATTCAGCTTTCactgaaaataatgaaattatgtATAAAAgactttttacatttacacaaagcacaaaaGATAGTATTTAAGAGATTTGACAGATATTGTTTTgcaatttgagtaatgtgtaaATCTGCTTCCTGGATTTAGTCTGGCTGTTTAAAAATGAAGTATGTAGTATCTGCAGCACCATTAACATCaccaaatgtacaaaaataattaGTTTCCCGAACACTTCCTCTCTCCTCCAGTGATCGGCTAAAGAGATGGTTGAGCTCAGGATGTACAGCAATGGTTTGAAAGCATCACAGTGTTTACACATTTTGGGGAAACCAACCTATGAATGTCTGACTTATAATTGATTGCAGACATTAAGATGGGTTACGACATCCAAAAAAAATGACACTCTTCATCTTTAACATATTAACTACAAAATTCCGATTTAGAATCATGATACGCAGTACTGAATTAGGGAAATTATGTTCATGCAAATGATTACATGTAATAAATGTGCCAATGTCAATTAAAGTTCAATTAAATCTAAGCTTTTAGTAGGGTTGCTGACAAGTAATGTGCCATTTATTCGgtttataataaaacaataaaatttttTATGCAAATATTGACAAAAAGAAACAGAGAATCCTATGAGACAGCAGCAGACTCCCTGTGTTCATTTGGGTATAAGGGCGTTCCACATGTCCATAGTCTGTTGCTGGGCGATTGGATCACTGCTGTAGTCCAGGAGGTTTCCATTCCACATTCCGATTCCTTTCAGACCATGTTGTGCCACATAGACAGCTTTCAGAGCAATGCTTTCTGGGTCATCATACCACACCTGATGGACCCTGCCTTCTGTGTCCTGTAATATAACATGTCTGTCTAATATACATTGCCTTATATAAACTCAATATCCCTCACACTAAGATGAATAAAAAACTGatcactgaaatgtttgtaaagGTATTCTATAGTGTATTTactttatacagtaaatattgtgATAAGACATTTAGAATTGATACTGTACCTTGTAATTATAATATGGAGCTCGCTGGTTCTCATCCCACAGTCTTCCTGATATGGAGCTGTTGATCTGTTTCATCATGATGCTGTATGGAATTTGTTTGCCGGATGCATCACTACATGGAGCCCCTCTGAATGGCACTTTTGGAATTGTACATATTCCATCCTGTTAGAATAACAAAGAGAGTGCCAAACAGAATATAAGATAAAGCAATTATAACTTCTCTATTCTACTGTCTACCCAACTCATCGTAATCTAcataacattaataacattaaagtttttgttGTACTTATAAGTGTAACAACATTTCTATAACAATTTACTATATAAATACTAtagcaaaaaaatgttttgaaaaatgtcagtgtcattgCTCCTCTGTATggatgtgtatttgtgtttagGCAAGGGTCAGTTTAGGATCATAGTCAATTCCTTATTTTTGTCCACTTTAAGTCAATTGTTTatgtgtaaaacattttaaatatggtCAATTGAAAGCAAACAAATAAACTATTGTATTATGATGTATTATATGAATAGGCTGAAATCTTGGCCATCAAAAAATAAACCGATATGACCAGAAAGTGTGTTAACAGATGCGTTCACAGATTTAATGGCAaatcacctttatttttatagcactttatacaatacagcttgtttcaaagcagctttacagtggtCAACAGggaaataatgattcaatgttGCAAACAGAGTTTcggctgtaaagcagctctaaaaagaaaaaaagtgtcattgttcagattaagtcagttcagtgttgattcagttccattgaaaagatcatcaattattaaattagttcaattCGGCTATAAAGGAGCTCTGTACAAAAGAGTGATGTCATCGtacagctcagttcagttctcatcaaATAGTGTCATAATTTACATAACTTAATTTTATGTAGATTATGACAAATCGACTGATATTTATGActgaaatttttttaatatcagcattggctgatacattttttgtttggcCGATGAGTTGGAAGcgggatttttattatttaactatTAAAGAAAGTAAACTATacaaaaaagtattatagtgTTTGCTTTTATATTATTAGAAACAGAAAGGCAAACAATATACTTTATCATTTACTGTCAGCTTTCAGCAAAtgcacatttataaaacaaatctttgaatataataaacatttaatttcacaaacCTTGCAGACTTAGTCAAATCCAGCTGTCAGATATTCTGAAGAGCGCATTTGCCTGCGTGAACGTGTTACTCATTGTTCAGCTTCACTGGAGACGCACGATCGACAAACTTTAAACCCTTTGCTGCGCTATATTCAATTGCCCACTATGTCATATAATCATGTCATTTTCACTGTGTGCTGTAAATTAGTGTTAccttgtgtttattttgaaaaatatgattccCAGTGAGCACAAACTTACCAGATTACTGAGTACCCTGTTGATTAAAGTGTTCACTTCCTTTTTGTTCCTATTTTTTCAATTTCTATATTTGTGAAAAGTACTATAATATGATTACAGAATCAAGAATTTGCCATCTAAAGTCAGtctgtttaatttataatttatttttaattcttttttaaattatttatttctaatttattaaatgttaattcaattcatatatatatatacatatgtatatatacactgtatatgctttatatttatttgagttaatatttaatacattagaaataaataatttgaaaatgaatatatacagtgccctccataaAGTATTGGAACAGcaaagacaaaattgctctgttagctgtggtgtcaagacatctataaatatgaataaaagattaatatgagaCAGAAGTACTGAATGTCACATTTCattattgactgttttaacacaaaatgttttacaaactAAGAAGAACAGCACTTTTAGAGTTTCATCCCTCTTCCTAATGTGAGCATAAGTATTGGGACGGTTTAAGTTAAAGTAAATGTGTAAAAgcatctcaggttacgcatgtaaccatggttccctaagaacagggaacgagacactgcgcaCATAAGGGGCACCTAGAGAACAAGTCATccacttatcgtctgaagggactgttcagcaggtgGCCCCGAGGCATGGCAGGGagacgcagtgtctcattccctgttctcagggaaccaaggttacatGCTTAACATGAGATGTtctcttttgaaagggaactcgcactgcgtgtAGCACTATGGGGAACAaaatacccacgccgccatgctgaggTTGAGTTCATGCCAAAGAATGGCTGACAAAAAACAGATGGACAATTTCAACAGAAATGTTAAAATCACTCCTCCTACGGGTCtaataggctgtcagtgacagcattccctacggccaacacccaagctataagcctcaaagaggccccCAGAAATATCCAGAGGCCTACCAAGGCTGCTCAAAGGCTTGGAACCAACAACTTCAAACAGAAGGAGTCCATTTAAGGGAATATGGCCAGGGAGCCGAAAGGATCCCCAGCCGGTCACTTCTCAGGGGAGCATAGTCTACCCctaatgccaccagggaggccgattTGGTCCTAATTTAGTAAACTAGTCTggccagcaacctgtctgttACCTAAACAGAGTCTCTAAAGCACTTGCCTCCAAAGGAGGTGTCCAGAAAGAGGGTCTGCAAACTGGCAGTAAACAACTCAGACCGGAttgtagagacgggcatcctggggAGCAGGACTCAGCATAGCGCTTAAAACCCTTGCACTCAAGGGGAGTTACTCTGCTCAACCTAGGATCTACAGAGTGCTTCTTAACCAAGGCACTTTGGAGGCTGAGTACTGTACATAGGGTCCCTAATGAGAGGCATACCTCCAGCACCAACAGGAGCTGATCTACCAAGGGAGTTCTTACTAAAAGAATCTCTTAAGCTCTTAACCTTTAAGACCAACTCAGGGAGCGAGGTCCTCTATATGATGACCCACACAAGAGAGGGGAGTACCTACAGCCTAAAATACTGATCTACCAGGGAGGTCTCACGAGAGACCTTCGACCTTCCGACCAGAACTCGGGAGCACTGTACTCTAAGGAACGCCCCTCAATGCGAGGGGAGTACCAACTAGACTCAACCAAGATGAGTATTGACCAAGCTCAACGGAAGTATCAGGGAAGCTCCTGAAGAGCCTACACTCTGATATAACTCTAAGGAGTCAGCATACTAACTTAGCTGGAAGTGCTAAGGACCTACTTGACCCAGTGGATCGCCTTCAAGGTAACCCGCTCGAGGGCCAACTACTTGCTAGAAGATCTAGAATTCTAGGGCTAGTATCAGGGAGGCTCCACTGGAGCCTGAGCTACCTGATAATCGTCTGCTCAACTCTAGGGAACTAGGACACTCAGGAACCTAGCTCAACCCAGAGGATCGCTCTCAAGGAGACCCAAGGAGGGCCAACTACTTGGTAGCAAATCTAACTCCAGCAGAAACAGCCACTAGAGGTACTGCAGGCTTGGAATACTCATTTGCATTGCCATAACGAGCCGTGTACTCAGCATAACGCTTTCTACCCTTaaaacaaggggagtacaaatcTATGCGACCGGGCTTACGAGGACCAGGGCTAATGCTCGAGCTCTAAGGGAGCGTGCTCAACTCACCCTGAAAGGAGAGAGTACTCGATACGCTCAACCTGAGCATCACTGGTGATGGGCACATATGGGGCACAGAGCTCTGGAAGCAAAGTGAGCCAAACCTGAGAAAAGGTTCAAGGGTGAATGCCTGAGCAAAAACTCTTGCTCCAAGACAAGAACGACCGTCTGAGCTCAGCTCTGGAGGAATGGAGGCC
It includes:
- the spata1 gene encoding spermatogenesis-associated protein 1 isoform X1, producing the protein MSGFTGKRTETTERVELHVFFVPDDQFDRRLNKVSAEAMDTFISAGFIRVDSDVSLSDLRSDLGSFLGLDRITERYVFLKCVGRSLALVKFRQEGELTVKSFTPPFAPFPELYVLPVVENDSGLCSSSLTPDTLLSNTDHHSHDLPRPSCAPGKIKEPIKFPSINKGPQQSVLMQDSEENKSDAEFTDTPHLTYSSRDQMEPVNKQPEMDTTAKKEHCFKRNNRNSGAPEAFGDSQGLARKFNSSLTLKSSEEKTDDMVLMSRPTSPLPAESSSPLSVYSLEIYTQQTTTSNELIKELKLLKEQRKELEQTRQELLKKGRELLALNRHRRNQARNRWKRQYFDTKKATTLLEDALKSVQLELQTFYSKMLQQLQARDGAKRRMQARKQSSTKLKNELIIQIMMESSEIDNLWKNVDDAKMKLATEIKVLYQTDMPWLILLLLSALYLFIYQSLFV
- the spata1 gene encoding spermatogenesis-associated protein 1 isoform X2, which translates into the protein MSGFTGKRTETTERVELHVFFVPDDQFDRRLNKVSAEAMDTFISAGFIRVDSDVSLSDLRSDLGSFLGLDRITERYVFLKCVGRSLALVKFRQEGELTVKSFTPPFAPFPELYVLPVVENDSGLCSSSLTPDTLLSNTDHHSHDLPRPSCAPGKIKEPIKFPSINKGPQQSVLMQDSEENKSDAEFTDTPHLTYSSRDQMEPVNKQPEMDTTAKKEHCFKRNNRNSGAPEAFGDSQGLAR